The genome window TAAACGTCGCAACTTCGCCTACAAATTCCAAGGTGACGTTGGTGAGACTTGCATCGGCAATCACCTCTGCAACGTACTTCGCTACATCAGAAATTGCCGTGAAATCTGCTGATTGGTCACCTGTGCCCCAGTAATTGAACGTTTCAGCTTCAACATCGATCGTGCCAATGAACGGGCTAGACAGAACCTCCATGAACGAGCCATTGTTTACCGAGACGTAGGGTACAGAACTACGCTGCAACACTTCAAAGAATCGCTTACGCATATCGATGTTGAAGTTATCGCCGTAGTCCAATTTGTGATAATCCAATGTGAAGTCTGAAGGCATGAACCGTTTGACCCCAGCTTGCTCTGAAGCTTGCAGCAAATTTGTTTGTCCAGCAACGTAGGACTCGGGATCGTTCCCGATCGCAGAAATGATCGCTTCAACTCCCGCAACCGCCGCAGGCAAACTGGCAGGAACCATCATGTCCCCCTCGACAAAGGTGGCTCCCCTAGCTCTGAATGCTTCCAATTTTTCCGCTTTCGCCGGGTCACTCAAACTGCCAGGACGGACTAAGATGCGTAACTCCATTGCCCCTTTATCCAAAATGGCATGAGCAATTTGGGAACCCAGCAATCCAGTACCAACTAAAAGCACAATTGGTTTCGTAGTCATGTCGTTTCTCCTTGAAAAATTCAACCTGATGAAACGATAGCTTTTGCAAAAGACAAGAAAAAGTAGCTATAATTCAAAACACTTATGCAAAAGATGCAAAGGTGGATAAGCTCAAAAGCCTATTGATTTTCATGAGATCGGCACAGCATCGCAGTTTCTCTGAAGCCGCACGGCAGTTAGGGATGTCGCCTTCGGCAGCGAGTCGGGCGGTGTTGCGATTGGAGGAGGATTTGGGTATTCGTCTATTGCAACGCACCACCCGCAGCTTGACTCTGACAGATGATGGTTCTCGATTTTACGATCGGTGCCAGCAAATCCTGGATGAACTTGAAGAAGCGGAGCTGGAGATCAAACAATCCCAAACAATCCCTACGGGAACTCTGAGACTAGATCTCTCAACAGCGTTGGGAAAAATGCATATTGCGCCTGCGTTGCCCCGTTTTGCAGCTCAGTATCCAGAGTTGACGCTGAACGTTTCATTTAGCGATCGCTTCGTTGATCTGATTGATGAAGGCATCGATGCCACGATACGAGTTGGCATGGGGGGTGATAGCCGCCTAATTATGAGAAGCCTTGCAACTATGCGGCTTGTCACTTGTGCATCGCCCAAATATCTCACATCGAATGGTTTACCCACGACACCTTCAGGCTTGAACAATCATCACTGTATCAATTTCATCTACCCACAAACTCGGCGAGAGTTTGACTGGAAGTTTGAGCAAAATGAAAAACCCTTGAGCTTTAGTGTCAAAAGTCATCTTCAATTCGATGATGCGGAAGTTGTGCTGGATGCGGCGATTCAAGGTGCAGGAATTATTCAGCTTCCCAAATACATTGCAGCAGGTGCGATGGCCTGTGGAGAACTGCAACCCATTTTGCAAGACTATACAGCGCAAACTGGATTACCAATCGCCTTGGTGTACCCACAAAAACGACACTTATCCGCTAAAGTTCGATGCTTCGCTGAGTTTATGGTGGAACTGATAACTGCATTAAAACAAGCAGGAGTTGTAGACTGAGGACAACGAACCTCAGCGCAACTTGGTCTAGAACAGCAACAGATAATATTGTGGTACTACCCTCACCGAGCACTCAGCGACATAACGACTAAGTTGAGCGGCGGCAGAAAAGTGAAACGAAGCAAAGCGACTCTCAACTGTCCGCTCCAATGTCTCCCTCAGAGCCTATGTTAGGCTGCAACTTCACTGCTCGCCCCACACTGCTTGGCTTTCCACAGTTTAGCTCGAAACCACGATCACCCCAACTAACACCCTTTTGAACGATCGCACCACTCACTGATGACCTTAAAACCACGAACCACGAACCTTCTGGGCGATCGTACTACCAATCGCTACTCTGGAAGTGCCGTAACAATAGAAATTCTTCCAGCCAAATCCCAAATTGCAAATTCGTACTAGATACCTCTGATTCGTCCAGCCAGATTCGCAATCACTGCAATTAATTCAGCAGGTTCAACGGGTTTGGCAACATGGGACTGGAAGCCTGCTAAAAGAGCAGCCATACGATCTTGAGTTCTGGCGTACGCGGTCAGGGCGATCGCGGGAATTCTGCCTCCGTGCTCTGGTTTCAGTGCTCTGATTCGACGCAACAGAGCATAACCATCTTCATCTGGCATTCCAATATCACTAATTAAGATATGCAGTGGTGTCGAAGATGTGGTTAGTAATGAGATGGCTTCGTCTGCTGAAGCTGCAACCATGACTTCTGCCCCACAAACTTCTAGCGTGTAGGTGAGTAAATCCCGAATATCCGCATCGTCATCCACGATCAGCACCCTCAAGCCATCTAGCCGAGGGGAGCAGTCAAATGGGACGCTGCCTCCCACTGTTGGATGCACCCGTTCTGGTTCAATCGCTGCTGGACCAACAGCCATCAGGGGAAGTTTCACTGTGAATGTTGCGCCTTGTCCTTCTCCTGGGCTTTCAGCGTGCACCGTTCCGCCATGCAGCTCCACCAACTGGCGGACAATCGCTAAACCCAGCCCCAACCCGCCAAAGGAACGAGTGATGGAACTATCTGCCTGGCGAAAGCGCTCAAAGACGTAGGGAAGGAATTCTGCACTGATACCTTGACCCGTATCCGCCACCACAATTTCAACATGCGAATTAATGCGTTGCAGGCAGACCTGAATCCGCCCGCGTTTCGGAGTGAACTTGATCGCATTGCTGAATAAATTCCAGACAATCTGTTGTAACCGCTCAGGGTCGCCTAAAACAGGACCGGCTGCTGGATCAAGTACTAACTGCAATCGTAGGTTTTTTGCATCAGCGGCAGGTCGTACCGTATCGATTGCTGCCTCAATGACGGGTAATAGCTCAACCGTTCGCACATTGAGGCGAAGTTGGCCTGTAATAATGCGTGAAATATCCAGGAGATCATCAATTAACTGGGCCTGAGATCTGGCATTGCGCTCAATCGTTTCTAGAGCACGATTCACCGTTGCTTCGTTTGCCCTGTTGGTTTGAAGGATCTTAGACCAGCCGAGGATAGCATTGAGGGGGGTCCGTAGTTCATGGGAAACGGTCGAGAGAAATTCATCCTTCAATCGATTAAGATTCTCAGCCTCCGCTCGTGCTTTCTGTTCCTGCACCAGAAGTTGAGTCCGCTCTTCTTCCACTCTTTGGCGCTGCCGGATCTCTTTTGCCAATTCATTAATCTTTTTGTTCAATAGGGTGAATCGGCTGCTGGCGGATTCCCTGTTTTTTAAGCGCAATAAAATTAGTGCAGGTGATTCGGGTGACGACGGTTGGATAGCAGCGCCTTCACAGCGATACAAGCAAGTTTCTCCATCGTTGGCCCTCAAGGTTAATGAGCCAAGCACCATTTCTCGACTGCTAGAGCAATTGCGTAAATACTGTTTCACCTGATCAGGAGGATTGGTCGCTAGCTCAAAGATCGTCCTTCCTTGCGGTATCTGACGGGGTAGACCCAGCATCTTGGAGAATGCCGGATTGGTAGCTAATATCTGACCTTTTCCCGAAGTCAGCAGCATGGGCTCTGGCAAAAGTCTGGCGAACTTGAGAAACTGTTCGGGAGTCACCCCTCGCTTTCTCCCTTGAAATATTCTCTTCCTTGACTTTCTTCTGCCTCCAGAGTGGGTTTCAAATAAACGACCACCCGACATCCAGGCGCACCCGTCGCGATCGTCTCTTGCAGTTCTACTTTGGCGTACCCTAGATTGTCCGCTGCAATGGAACCAAAAACATTGGAGGTCATCATACACATAGCGGGGCGATCGATAACTTTTTCGGCAAACGGGCAAGCACGGTTCCCTAAGACAATCTTCTCATCCGTTTGTTCAATAAGATAAAAGTCACCCTGGATTCGCTTCTTCAAATCCACGAAGACATCGGCTACTTGCTCTCGCGTCAGATGGGATACCTCTAGAGCCGCTTTGTAGTCCTGATCGATTTGCCTCCCCATATTCTGACCTACGACACTGATAAACCCTGAAGCTTCATCTAAGCCCACGACGTCCTGTAATGTACCCGCTAACTCTCGAATTAAGGTACGTAAAAACACATCCCGCTCCAAAGGAATTGTGAGATCCTTCATGGGTGTTTCAGACTTAAAAGAACTATTCATAGGAATTCCTCATAATTGAGTTCAGCAGAAATTTAGTCAAAACTATAATGTCACCGGACGGAGGGACAGGTAATATGGCTAAAGATAGATGACCCAGATACCATTGTGTTGCTTTACTCCCGCGCGAGTCTGTAACGCAACCAGCCAATTACTACGGGGCTAGGCGAGCTGCATCATGGGGCAGCTCAATATCATCAGTTGCCAGAGTATATGTATCCTGCAAGATTGTGAGACTGAGGCAGTGATCGCCTCTATAGAAGGAAACCATTGCGAATGTAACATCCACACGTCTCCCAGCAAGAGTGAACTATCAACCTTGAGGAACTGTCCTATAGATAACCTTACAGTGACTTGGCTTTGAGCACCTACAGACAATTTTTCTGTCTTGCCTCAGCTACAAACGAAGCAGGCTAACGACTATTGGACTGAAAGTTTCCGTATAACACCCCTATAGTGTTGATTAGCCAGGTGATTTCCGTATAACACCCTAAACCAAGTAGATAGACAGAATCTTTCTGTATAATATGCCGATTCTGCCTGTTTTTAGATTCAGTACACCCACATTAATAAGAGTTGTTAAATGCTCGGGCATTGATGCTGCCTCCACCCTTTATGCCAGAATGTCCCAAGAAACTCCTTGACCCAGTGCGATTCGCTTAAAGCACTATGCCTGCCGGACTGAAGACACTGATGTGCAATGGGTCAGGCGGTACATGCTCTTCCACCACAAGCGGCATCGCAACAAGATGGGGCCAAGGAGATTGAAGACTTTCTCCCTTATCTAGCTGTGCAGGGGCAGGTTGCGGCTTCCAGTCAAAATCAAGCGCTCCTTTACTGATTTGTCCTCAAGATAGCGACGTGCTCTTTTTCCTGAATTAAGTGATTTTGTGGATTTAAGCGATGGTTAGATGGAGTGATTGGGGGTTTGTCTGTGGTTCTACTTATGGGTTTGTTGCGATTTATTGCTTAGGCGGGACTGGAATCAACAATGGCGACAGCCGAAATAACATCGGCGGTCGGGGAAATAACATTGGCGATCGCGGAAATAGCTTTTGAGTACTCGGAAATAACATCCGCGACAGCCGAAATAACATCCGCGAGCGCGGAAATAGCTTTCGAGTACTCGGAAATAACATCGGCGGTCGCCGAAACAGCTTTTGAGTACTCAGAAATAACATTGGCGGTCGCGGAAATAGCTTTTGAGTACTCGGAAATAACATCGGCAGTCGCGGATGTTATTTCCGCGGTCGCCAAAGTAATAAATACCTACGCCGATATTGGTGGCGCGGACGAGCAGCTCAACGGAACCGATGCGGTTGAACCTGCAACACCTGCTCGAATCCAGCAGACAAGCTCTAAATTACGTCCTCACCCATAACCTGAGTAGCCCAACGGCAAAGCGCAGCGGCGGTAGATAATCTCGCCCTCGGCATCAGCGGCTTTCGCCCGTCCGTGCCGCGATTTGTTAGCCATAGAAACAATCAAATTGATGCCAACTCTCAAGTTACCAGACTTGAAACTACAAATTATTTGCGCTCAAATGATGCAATCAAAGGATTGTTAGACACTAATAGTTGGCTGAGAAATTCAAGAGCTGTTGTCTCGCAACGAACATGAGCATCAATGAACACGCCAATCGCTTCCGCCATTAAATTTCGCAGTTGTTCTTCTGATTGGGTAGCCGGAAAGTCTAGAAATGGTCTGCCTGTTGTTAAATCGAATGGATCGGCAATAGAAAAATGGTTGGCTCCTTCTAGAAGTAGCAAATAACTATCACTTCTGCCACCCACAATCGCCTCTTGAAAGGTACGCTTAACTGGTGTTGTAGCTTCTTCCCAAATCGCTCCATAGCGATGGCTACTATTGGCAATGACTCCATCACGGGTTCCCCCAATTAATAGGAGGGGTAAGGAATCCGGTAGAGATAGGATTTTGCCTGCTTCATACCCTAACTGGGTAATCGCTGCTGTATGAGCGCCATAGGCGAAAGCAGCGACAACAGGTGGGAAAAATCGTGAATCTGCGCTTTCAACTGCAACCCTACCTCCAGCAGAATGCCCCCCCAGAATGACACCATTTAAGTCGAGTAGACCCGCCAGCACCCCTTCACTTTGGAGCCTCTCTAGCTCCCTCAGCAAAGTTGGTAAAGCAGAAGCCGTCGGAGCTTTACCATACATAGCTGGAGTCAGCATATTAATGGCGACACCAGGAGTGAGCGACACCATCCCAGGTAGATTTTCGGCAACCCAGGAAAATGTAATGACCACTAATCCACGCTCTGCCAACTTAACAGCCAGCCATTGATACAGTTCAGGACCGCAATTGATACCGTTAAAAAAAATAACGACCTTAAAGGGGGCTTGTTGAGAATCGCCAGGAACAATGCCCATGTCCTGCTCTTGGTCACTGCCTGTCAACTGGGCGGGGTAGAAAACCTTTAGTTGAATGTTGTTGTAAGGAGGGGCAGCATCTTCAACCGTAGCAGCTCGGAAAAATGCTCGTACATTCATAATATCGATCTTGCTACTTGGATCAACATGGCTTTAATGCTCCTTGAGAGTATCCTTCTTTAGAAGGGCTTTACGATGAGTTTGAGCAATAACTTTTATTTCCAGTTCGCTTCTTACCTCAGCAGACGACTATAAGCTTTGTGACTGCTAACGACCCCGCTCACCGGACGTAAACAACCTTTGCAACTCCCTGATCGCTTTGCTTCGTTCCGGTGCAGCGGGATTGTTAGGCACCGGAGTCGGTCACAGCGTCTTGCGGAAATGTACTGTGCGTTCGACTTCGGCAAAGCCGACGGCTTCATGGGCTTGGTGGCTTACCGTGTTCTCCAACTCGGCGTTCGACGCCAGCTCGGAATAGCCTTGCTGCCGCGCCCAATCTTCCGCTGCCTCCATGAGGGCACGACCGACGCCACTCCCGCGCAGGTTGGAGTCTACAAACCAGCTTTCGACGTACGGCGTAGGACCCGAGCACCCTTCAGCGTAGTTGCGCACTGAGAGTTCAAGGAACCCGACGAGTTTGCCTGTGTCCGCCTCACATACAAAGACTGCGGAGGGCAGCAATTCGACCGCGGCCTGGCCGGAGAGGAAGGCATCGACAGCCGGGATGTGTTCTGATTCCAGGTGGTCTGGGTACAACTCGGTCAGCAGTCTGAGCCACTCGTCTCGATCGCTCGGCTGTACCTGGCGAACACGCATAATGGGCAGAAGGGTGTGAGCACGTGCCTAATAATTTAGTATATGGAGCCTTAGACCCGCCTAGTGAGATGCTGCGTTGGCACCCTCTGTATGAGAGTGGCGTGCGGAAAACGGTGTGGGTGACAAAGCTTGCCAAGCGAATGGGCGTCTTACGTTTCGACGTAGCTTCTTTCCGCATCTGTTGGCAAGGGTTCAAGAGACATATAGATGCTCCTTGACTGATTTGTTCTCAGAATGGTGGTGTGCTCTTTTGCCTGGATTAAGTGGTTTTGTAGATTGAATCAACAGTGGACTGAGTAATTGGGAATTTGTCTGTGGTTCTACCTATGAGTTTGTCGCGATTTATTGCTTGGGCGGAACTGGAATCAACAATGGCGACTGCGGAAATAACATCGGAGTACTCGGAAATAATATCCGCGACTGCCAATGTTATTTCCGCAGTCATCAAAGCAATAAATACCTGCGGCGATGCTTGTGGTGTGGACGAGCAGCTAAACGAGACCTACACCGTTGGACCTGCAACACCTTCTCAAATTCCAGCAGTCAAGCTCCAAACTATATCCTCACACTTAACCCGAGTAACCTAGTAGCTAGCACCAGTGGTTGTT of Leptolyngbya sp. FACHB-261 contains these proteins:
- a CDS encoding NmrA family NAD(P)-binding protein is translated as MTTKPIVLLVGTGLLGSQIAHAILDKGAMELRILVRPGSLSDPAKAEKLEAFRARGATFVEGDMMVPASLPAAVAGVEAIISAIGNDPESYVAGQTNLLQASEQAGVKRFMPSDFTLDYHKLDYGDNFNIDMRKRFFEVLQRSSVPYVSVNNGSFMEVLSSPFIGTIDVEAETFNYWGTGDQSADFTAISDVAKYVAEVIADASLTNVTLEFVGEVATFKQLRVAYEVATGRALSEQHLGSVDELKASIEADQVAGRPVFDYLGRQYLWGMESGKGKLTNIANDRYPQITPVSLRQFFTNLSNA
- a CDS encoding LysR substrate-binding domain-containing protein, whose product is MDKLKSLLIFMRSAQHRSFSEAARQLGMSPSAASRAVLRLEEDLGIRLLQRTTRSLTLTDDGSRFYDRCQQILDELEEAELEIKQSQTIPTGTLRLDLSTALGKMHIAPALPRFAAQYPELTLNVSFSDRFVDLIDEGIDATIRVGMGGDSRLIMRSLATMRLVTCASPKYLTSNGLPTTPSGLNNHHCINFIYPQTRREFDWKFEQNEKPLSFSVKSHLQFDDAEVVLDAAIQGAGIIQLPKYIAAGAMACGELQPILQDYTAQTGLPIALVYPQKRHLSAKVRCFAEFMVELITALKQAGVVD
- a CDS encoding ATP-binding protein, yielding MTPEQFLKFARLLPEPMLLTSGKGQILATNPAFSKMLGLPRQIPQGRTIFELATNPPDQVKQYLRNCSSSREMVLGSLTLRANDGETCLYRCEGAAIQPSSPESPALILLRLKNRESASSRFTLLNKKINELAKEIRQRQRVEEERTQLLVQEQKARAEAENLNRLKDEFLSTVSHELRTPLNAILGWSKILQTNRANEATVNRALETIERNARSQAQLIDDLLDISRIITGQLRLNVRTVELLPVIEAAIDTVRPAADAKNLRLQLVLDPAAGPVLGDPERLQQIVWNLFSNAIKFTPKRGRIQVCLQRINSHVEIVVADTGQGISAEFLPYVFERFRQADSSITRSFGGLGLGLAIVRQLVELHGGTVHAESPGEGQGATFTVKLPLMAVGPAAIEPERVHPTVGGSVPFDCSPRLDGLRVLIVDDDADIRDLLTYTLEVCGAEVMVAASADEAISLLTTSSTPLHILISDIGMPDEDGYALLRRIRALKPEHGGRIPAIALTAYARTQDRMAALLAGFQSHVAKPVEPAELIAVIANLAGRIRGI
- a CDS encoding methanogen output domain 1-containing protein; this translates as MNSSFKSETPMKDLTIPLERDVFLRTLIRELAGTLQDVVGLDEASGFISVVGQNMGRQIDQDYKAALEVSHLTREQVADVFVDLKKRIQGDFYLIEQTDEKIVLGNRACPFAEKVIDRPAMCMMTSNVFGSIAADNLGYAKVELQETIATGAPGCRVVVYLKPTLEAEESQGREYFKGESEG
- a CDS encoding dienelactone hydrolase; this translates as MNVRAFFRAATVEDAAPPYNNIQLKVFYPAQLTGSDQEQDMGIVPGDSQQAPFKVVIFFNGINCGPELYQWLAVKLAERGLVVITFSWVAENLPGMVSLTPGVAINMLTPAMYGKAPTASALPTLLRELERLQSEGVLAGLLDLNGVILGGHSAGGRVAVESADSRFFPPVVAAFAYGAHTAAITQLGYEAGKILSLPDSLPLLLIGGTRDGVIANSSHRYGAIWEEATTPVKRTFQEAIVGGRSDSYLLLLEGANHFSIADPFDLTTGRPFLDFPATQSEEQLRNLMAEAIGVFIDAHVRCETTALEFLSQLLVSNNPLIASFERK
- a CDS encoding GNAT family N-acetyltransferase, which translates into the protein MRVRQVQPSDRDEWLRLLTELYPDHLESEHIPAVDAFLSGQAAVELLPSAVFVCEADTGKLVGFLELSVRNYAEGCSGPTPYVESWFVDSNLRGSGVGRALMEAAEDWARQQGYSELASNAELENTVSHQAHEAVGFAEVERTVHFRKTL